Proteins found in one Oryza glaberrima chromosome 4, OglaRS2, whole genome shotgun sequence genomic segment:
- the LOC127770116 gene encoding putative disease resistance RPP13-like protein 1, with translation MAALAGVGWALSIAGWIASPTTTRLLREGYSLLGFDESEKLRDMETRILPQLASMLKQVERVPPGQRACLEDWSKRLRSAFYDAEDILDVADYHRLEKQIYRVMLGSVEAEFPPNAHSLRLNTRCYSTVGIYGVGGSGKTTLAQYVCDYERMKGYFSPIMWIHVSQSFSVHRIYQEMLESATVNSPHQHSNLDTLQLKLKEELRGKRFLLVLDDIWAEKDVSVIRDEKHASVWYKLDQLLCPLKDGMRGSKVLVTTRFKDVAMSLGAQSVVPIPDLNEEDFFSLLMHYALDGVSLDNQKLETFHMIGRDIVKKLKGSPLAARLVGARLRRQLDANFWRRVEHQDLLAGTLDALWWSYQLLDEHVRRCFAYCSMFSHGYIFERGELVDLWMAEGFLKPTNADEQMEDVGQNYFDELVSCSFLQTRRDLDGSDIGYFTIHDLLHELAGMIAGDDCFTVVEGEMKEIPPDVRYLFINLDDPMKVIEPICKLKKLRTLKFRNVFSDPRITVEALEGILKKLKKLRVVQVHIDGDVLMLPACICDLKHLRCLSICSSKSRKVTLPRKFGRLYHLQILDNRFSDALEFTGVESMSNLISLRHIRGGKDSGFPGVQKLKSLRELSNFMVRKEKGYELKQLEGLNQLGGDLTINGLDSVESKERSVEAKLTDKKHLKALSLVWSNPEEQMCSPEIQLEVIDGLCPPSQLRKLEIRRYDGWNYPSWMSQSQNCLIRSLKCLTLSGCHNLEALPELGELFIHLLKFTLVDLPNLKLLPRLPDSLESLYMVSLPKIKLLPRLPDGLKSLDIIWCWALVVTCTEDVEMIRSMFTERASQIDPSLNITRPDEISQFADNQYDKFMTILCDIVGTRNREMVPNIVPFIRGQMEEGDYPQMILPASLCYLMVTGCAMTNIALQNCLRGCTSLLSLTLNEIPFLKAIPSEVTKHLRGLLMLQIGY, from the exons ATGGCGGCGCTAGCCGGAGTAGGGTGGGCGCTGTCCATCGCTGGCTGGATCGCGTCGCCTACCACCACCAGGCTCCTCAGAGAGGGCTACTCACTCCTCGGCTTTGACGAATCCGAGAAGCTGCGAGACATGGAAACCCGGATCCTCCCGCAGCTGGCTTCGATGCTGAAGCAGGTGGAGAGGGTCCCTCCCGGCCAGAGGGCTTGTCTGGAGGACTGGTCCAAGAGGCTCAGATCTGCCTTCTATGACGCCGAGGACATCTTAGATGTCGCCGATTATCACCGACTCGAGAAGCAG ATTTATCGTGTTATGCTTGGGAGTGTGGAGGCAGAATTCCCTCCCAATGCTCACTCCTTACGACT CAACACTAGGTGTTATTCAACAGTTGGCATCTATGGTGTTGGTGGATCTGGCAAGACAACGCTTGCACAATATGTATGCGATTATGAACGTATGAAGGGCTATTTTTCCCCAATCATGTGGATTCATGTTTCCCAAAGTTTCAGTGTGCACAGAATTTACCAGGAGATGCTTGAGTCGGCTACAGTCAATTCACCTCATCAGCATAGTAATCTTGACACCCTGCAATTAAAGTTAAAAGAAGAATTGAGGGGCAAAAGGTTCTTGTTGGTACTGGATGATATCTGGGCTGAGAAGGATGTGAGTGTCATCCGGGATGAGAAACATGCGAGTGTGTGGTACAAACTGGATCAGCTACTTTGTCCATTGAAGGATGGGATGAGAGGGAGTAAGGTCTTGGTTACAACACGATTCAAAGATGTAGCAATGTCTCTAGGTGCTCAGAGCGTTGTTCCAATACCTGACTTGAATGAGGAGGACTTCTTTAGTCTTTTGATGCATTATGCACTTGATGGTGTTAGCCTTGATAACCAAAAACTAGAAACATTTCATATGATCGGAAGAGATATTGTGAAAAAGCTGAAGGGATCTCCATTAGCGGCAAGGCTAGTAGGAGCCCGACTACGCAGGCAATTAGATGCCAACTTTTGGAGAAGAGTTGAACACCAGGACCTACTGGCTGGTACATTGGATGCTCTGTGGTGGAGCTACCAGTTACTTGATGAGCATGTTAGGCGATGTTTTGCTTATTGTAGCATGTTTTCACATGGATACATATTTGAACGTGGCGAGCTAGTTGACTTGTGGATGGCAGAAGGCTTTTTAAAGCCTACCAACGCTGATGAGCAAATGGAAGATGTCGGCCAAAACTACTTCGACGAACTAGTGTCATGCTCATTTCTGCAAACTAGAAGAGACCTTGATGGGAGTGACATTGGCTATTTTACCATACATGATCTGCTACATGAATTGGCAGGGATGATTGCTGGAGATGATTGCTTTACAGTTGTAGAAGGCGAGATGAAAGAAATCCCTCCTGATGTGCGCTAtctttttataaacttggaCGATCCAATGAAGGTCATTGAGCCAATTTGCAAATTGAAAAAATTGCGCACGCTAAAATTCAGGAATGTGTTTTCTGATCCAAGGATAACTGTGGAAGCACTTGAGGGCATACTGAAGAAATTAAAGAAGCTGCGGGTAGTGCAAGTACATATAGACGGTGATGTGCTCATGTTACCAGCTTGCATTTGTGACTTAAAACATCTACGTTGTCTCAGCATTTGTAGCTCCAAATCACGTAAGGTAACTTTGCCTAGAAAATTCGGAAGACTCTATCATTTGCAGATCCTCGACAACCGTTTTTCAGATGCTTTAGAGTTCACCGGTGTTGAAAGCATGAGCAACCTGATTAGCTTGCGACATATTAGAGGCGGTAAGGATTCAGGTTTTCCTGGCGTGCAGAAGCTCAAGTCACTTCGAGAATTAAGTAACTTCATggtgaggaaggagaaggggtATGAGCTGAAGCAGCTGGAGGGCCTAAATCAGCTTGGTGGTGACCTGACAATCAATGGCCTTGATAGTGTGGAAAGCAAGGAGAGATCTGTAGAAGCGAAGCTAACTGACAAGAAGCACCTCAAAGCATTGTCCCTTGTATGGTCTAATCCAGAGGAGCAGATGTGCTCTCCAGAAATTCAACTGGAGGTAATTGATGGCCTGTGCCCACCATCGCAATTGAGGAAACTGGAAATAAGGCGGTACGATGGATGGAATTACCCAAGTTGGATGTCACAAAGCCAGAATTGTCTAATTAGGAGCCTAAAATGTCTAACCCTCAGTGGATGTCATAATCTGGAAGCTCTTCCAGAACTCGGTGAGCTCTTCATTCACCTTCTCAAGTTTACACTCGTTGATCTCCCCAATCTAAAATTGTTGCCAAGACTACCGGATAGCCTCGAGAGCCTGTACATGGTAAGTCTTCCCAAGATAAAATTATTACCAAGACTTCCGGATGGCCTGAAGAGCCTGGATATCATTTGGTGTTGGGCCTTAGTTGTGACATGCACAGAAGATGTGGAGATGATAAGGTCGATGTTTACTGAGCGAGCATCTCAAATTGATCCATCCTTGAATATTACACGTCCCGATGAAATATCTCAGTTTGCCGATAATCAGTATGACAAGTTCATGACAATCCTGTGCgacattgttggcacacgaaaTAGAGAAATGGTCCCGAACATCGTACCTTTTATACGTGGTCAGATGGAGGAGGGAGATTATCCCCAAATGATCCTTCCTGCGTCGCTTTGTTATCTCATGGTTACAGGTTGCGCCATGACAAATATTGCCCTGCAGAACTGCCTGAGGGGATGTACATCATTACTTAGCTTGACCCTAAATGAAATCCCTTTTCTTAAAGCAATCCCATCCGAGGTGACAAAACATCTAAGAGGGCTTTTGATGCTACAGATTGGCTATTGA
- the LOC127770119 gene encoding putative disease resistance protein At3g14460 — translation MSLGSQRIIPVPNFNEEDFFNLFMHYALDDAVSLDGQERETFHTIGREIARKLKGSPLAARIVGARLGKHLDATVWTRVGDQHLLTDTMGVLWWSYQHLNVQVRRCFAYCSMFPQGYEFKRDELVDLWTSEGFIKTTDSAEQMDVVCQSYFDELVSCSFLQPKDIFGSKNKWFTMHDLLHELAAMVAGTDCFRVESGDMKEIPPDVRHLFIRSNDQTKFAEKICKLKKLRTLILITTFGGLGITIEELEAMLKKLKKLRVVHVDVQGQMVSIPGCICELKHLRFLRIHSPLSEKVHLPKKLDTAYHLQILELSGVGVLHFSNVQNMSHLINLRDIRNSGFVFPNSDVPGFPGIGELKSLRELSDFRVRKDKGYELKQLKSINHLRGRLRISGLESVQSKEEALEAKLTDKKYLSSLSLEWSQSSPEQHSCPPELQVEILEGLCPPSQLTELEIQQYNGLRCPSWMSSENQNGLFMNLQDLQLCRCYNLEHLPEIGELFVSLRWLKLVGFPKLKRMPRLPGTLENLHIQQCKALVMTSSEDVNMIRSLFVETATQIEPSLNITATEVVEIDRFAGEQPDRFEKILCDIFGRCGSLPGELIRGHIREEDYSELTLPATVVDRLIISYCFVTNTVLHRCLTGSANLVSLNLRCLPFLTEIPSEVMESMAKLSDLSIEDCIQFTHLEGLNNLSRLQHLTIAKCPNLRALGEDEKVRSLNGLAIDDIPLVPQLLSREGCSSVWSLRIDESEQLRGGDILEQLTSLISLDFSCCSWDRLPENLVNLTSLENLRLDYCKKIQSLPELPASLQSFEVEDCDALFMKSCQKAGDQNCQKIAHVPVRQLETPKPSTSTDSNGIGLLRHAADGILMFTFTEYTFAELPRATNGFSPDHIVSQKGDIVYRADSS, via the exons ATGTCTCTTGGTTCTCAGAGAATTATCCCAGTACCTAACTTCAACGAGGAGGATTTCTTCAATCTTTTCATGCACTATGCACTTGATGATGCTGTGAGTCTTGATGGCCAAGAACGAGAAACATTTCATACCATTGGAAGGGAGATTGCGAGAAAGCTTAAGGGGTCGCCATTAGCAGCAAGAATTGTAGGAGCTCGACTAGGCAAACATTTAGATGCTACTGTTTGGACAAGAGTTGGAGATCAGCACCTGTTGACTGATACCATGGGAGTTCTGTGGTGGAGCTACCAGCACCTGAATGTGCAGGTTAGGCGATGCTTTGCATATTGCAGCATGTTTCCTCAAGGATACGAGTTCAAACGTGATGAGCTAGTTGACTTATGGACGTCAGAAGGATTTATAAAGACCACCGATTCAGCTGAGCAAATGGATGTTGTATGTCAAAGCTACTTCGATGAACTGGTGTCATGCTCATTCCTTCAACCAAAGGACATTTTTGGCAGTAAGAATAAGTGGTTCACTATGCATGATTTGCTGCATGAATTGGCCGCGATGGTTGCTGGAACTGATTGCTTTCGAGTTGAAAGTGGTGACATGAAAGAAATCCCCCCTGATGTCCGCCATCTTTTTATCCGCTCAAATGATCAAACGAAGTTTGCGGAAAAGATTTGCAAATTGAAAAAATTGCGCACGCTGATACTAATTACAACTTTTGGTGGACTGGGGATAACCATAGAAGAACTTGAGGCCATGCTGAAGAAATTAAAGAAGCTACGAGTGGTGCATGTAGATGTCCAAGGACAAATGGTGTCAATCCCGGGATGCATTTGTGAGTTGAAGCATCTACGATTTCTTAGAATCCACAGCCCCTTGTCAGAGAAGGTACATTTGCCGAAAAAATTGGACACAGCTTATCATCTTCAAATCCTAGAGCTCTCTGGTGTAGGTGTCCTACACTTCTCCAATGTCCAAAACATGAGCCACCTGATTAACTTGCGTGACATTAGGAACTCTGGTTTTGTATTTCCAAACTCTGATGTTCCTGGCTTTCCTGGCATTGGGGAGCTGAAATCACTTCGAGAATTGAGTGACTTCAGAGTGAGAAAGGACAAGGGGTATGAGCTGAAGCAGCTCAAGAGCATAAATCATCTTCGTGGCAGGCTGAGAATCAGTGGCCTTGAAAGTGTACAAAGCAAGGAGGAAGCTCTAGAAGCTAAGCTTACTGACAAGAAGTATCTCTCATCATTGTCACTTGAATGGTCACAGTCTAGTCCAGAGCAGCATAGTTGCCCTCCAGAGCTGCAAGTAGAGATACTTGAAGGCCTCTGTCCACCGTCACAGCTCACAGAACTGGAAATACAACAGTACAATGGACTGAGGTGCCCAAGTTGGATGTCGTCAGAAAATCAGAATGGTCTATTCATGAACCTGCAAGATCTCCAACTCTGTCGATGTTACAATCTCGAACATCTTCCAGAAATAGGCGAGCTTTTCGTTTCCCTTCGTTGGCTGAAACTCGTTGGTTTTCCCAAACTGAAAAGAATGCCAAGACTCCCGGGCACACTGGAGAACCTCCACATTCAGCAGTGTAAGGCCCTTGTGATGACAAGTAGCGAAGATGTGAACATGATAAGATCACTCTTTGTTGAGACAGCAACTCAAATTGAGCCATCTCTGAATATTACTGCAACTGAAGTAGTAGAAATTGACAGGTTTGCTGGTGAGCAGCCTGACAGGTTTGAAAAAATCTTGTGTGACATTTTTGGCAGATGTGGTAGCTTGCCTGGTGAGCTTATCCGTGGCCATATAAGAGAGGAAGATTACTCCGAGCTTACACTTCCTGCAACAGTTGTTGATAGGCTCATTATCTCATACTGCTTTGTCACAAACACAGTCCTGCACCGTTGCCTGACAGGCTCTGCAAACCTGGTTAGCTTGAACCTCAGGTGTCTTCCATTTCTCACAGAAATCCCTAGTGAGGTGATGGAGTCTATGGCAAAGCTCTCTGACCTCTCCATTGAGGACTGCATCCAGTTTACTCACTTGGAAGGCCTGAATAATCTCAGTAGACTGCAACACCTCACCATTGCCAAGTGCCCCAACCTTAGGGCCCTTGGAGAAGATGAAAAGGTGAGAAGTCTAAATGGCCTTGCCATTGATGACATACCCCTTGTGCCACAGCTTCTGTCAAGAGAAGGCTGCTCATCCGTATGGAGCCTTAGAATCGACGAATCGGAGCAGCTGAGGGGAGGAGATATCTTGGAGCAGCTTACATCATTGATATCCCTTGATTTCAGTTGCTGCAGTTGGGACAGATTGCCGGAGAATTTAGTGAACCTGACATCTCTGGAGAATTTGCGTTTGGATTACTGCAAAAAGATTCAATCACTTCCAGAACTGCCTGCATCTCTTCAGTCTTTTGAGGTTGAGGATTGCGATGCATTGTTCATGAAGAGCTGCCAGAAGGCTGGAGATCAAAATTGTCAAAAGATTGCTCATGTCCCA GTGAGGCAGTTAGAAACACCAAAACCATCCACAAG TACTGATTCTAATGGTATTGGTCTATTGAGACATGCGGCTGATGGCATCCTGATGTTCACCTTCACCGAGTACACCTTTGCTGAGCTCCCAAGGGCAACGAATGGGTTCTCTCCCGACCACATTGTGTCGCAGAAAGGTGACATTGTCTACCGCGCGGACTCTTCATAG